In Chlorocebus sabaeus isolate Y175 chromosome 11, mChlSab1.0.hap1, whole genome shotgun sequence, one DNA window encodes the following:
- the MGST1 gene encoding microsomal glutathione S-transferase 1 isoform X2, which produces MVDLTQIMDDEVFMAFASYATIILSKMMLMSATTAFYRMTRKVFANPEDCVTFGKGENAKKYLRTDDRVERVRRAQEFFGPERQMQKNLNINETGVEMRMAGNAWKQTVPWPGCPNPRE; this is translated from the exons atggTTGACCTCACCCAGATAATGGACGATGAAGTATTCATGGCTTTTGCCTCCTATGCAacaattattctttcaaaaatgatGCTTATGAGTGCTACAACTGCATTCTATAGAATGACAAGAAAG GTTTTTGCCAATCCAGAAGACTGTGTAACATTTGGCAAAGGAGAAAATGCCAAGAAGTATCTTCGAACAGATGACAGAGTAGAACGTGTACGCAG GGCACAGGAGTTCTTTGGCCCAGAGAGGCAGATGCAGAAGAACCTAAATATAAATGAGACTGGAGTGGAAATGAGAATGGCAGGAAATGCATGGAAACAGACTGTCCCATGGCCTGGTTGTCCGAATCCCAGAGAGTAG
- the MGST1 gene encoding microsomal glutathione S-transferase 1 isoform X1: MVDLTQIMDDEVFMAFASYATIILSKMMLMSATTAFYRMTRKVFANPEDCVTFGKGENAKKYLRTDDRVERVRRAHLNDLENIVPFLGIGLLYSLSGPDLSTAVLHFRLFVGARIYHTISYLTPLPQPNRALSFFIGYGVTLSMAYRLLKNKLYL, from the exons atggTTGACCTCACCCAGATAATGGACGATGAAGTATTCATGGCTTTTGCCTCCTATGCAacaattattctttcaaaaatgatGCTTATGAGTGCTACAACTGCATTCTATAGAATGACAAGAAAG GTTTTTGCCAATCCAGAAGACTGTGTAACATTTGGCAAAGGAGAAAATGCCAAGAAGTATCTTCGAACAGATGACAGAGTAGAACGTGTACGCAG AGCCCACCTGAATGACCTTGAAAATATTGTTCCATTTCTTGGAATTGGCCTCCTGTATTCCCTGAGTGGTCCCGACCTCTCTACAGCCGTCCTGCACTTCAGACTCTTTGTCGGAGCACGGATCTAccacaccatttcatatttgacaccCCTTCCCCAGCCAAATAGAGCTTTGAGTTTTTTTATTGGATATGGAGTTACTCTTTCCATGGCTTACAGGttgctgaaaaataaattgtaccTGTAA